Proteins encoded by one window of Microplitis mediator isolate UGA2020A chromosome 1, iyMicMedi2.1, whole genome shotgun sequence:
- the LOC130667429 gene encoding probable ATP-dependent RNA helicase DDX27: protein MSKYDLIKTIDDDEEVENFSDNSEFGDDDVQPHKEKSVDEKKKDFDTKFTFVSDASEYNKDTWNDLNKYIKRKAKFKLDDKIKRVRREQNVEEHPIKVDDDDDEDADGHHTDDDNDEDGDGGIYLSDDEMKKDTFKTKERKGKKKNDKADIMDFEETATADNSATFYQMNLSRPLLKAITTMNYVQPTPIQAATIPVALMGRDICGCAATGTGKTAAYMLPTLERLLYKPVDGPAITRVVVLVPTRELGVQVYQVTKQLSQFTNIEAGLAVGGLDIKAQEAALRRNPDIIIASPGRLIDHIQNTPNFTLNSIEVLIIDEADRMFNEDFETQLGCIVKECSRSRQTMLFSATMTEKVKDLAAVSLDRPVKIFVDSNIDVAFNLRQEFIRIRAGREKDREAILAALICRTFRDHTIVFVQTKKQAHRLHIVLGLLGIQVGELHGNISQPQRLENLRKFKDAEVDVLVATDVAARGLDISGIKTVINFVMPATLEHYIHRVGRTARAGRVGVSVSLAGEEERVLVKKIIKNAKNPVKNRIIAPDIIEKYNKKLESLEPDVEKILQEQKMEKEIAKIENQTNRAEKLLQEEEGPRRNWFQTSKERKLEKDKLKLTEKIKTKKEKNDGPSNLVANNKLKKKKKEPELDPAEARALKELEKVAAYQARLVKKKGKMKKIRTVIEDGDRRTSDKKGPKKRSKSSFTNDLTDTSKKGVKRLRYDANKVQRETSGKVRGKSGAPGKKPMSGKSPMPGRKSMPGKKPFTKKGPGRGGAQKSKRR, encoded by the exons atgagtaaatacgatttaataaaaacaattgacgATGATGaggaagttgaaaatttttctgataattCAGAATTTGGTGATGACGat gtCCAGCCTCACAAAGAAAAATCAGTAGacgaaaagaaaaaagattTCGATACCAAGTTCACATTTGTAAGTGACGCATCGGAGTACAATAAAGACACTTGGAatgatttgaataaatatattaagcgCAAAGCCAAATTCAAGCTTGATGATAAGATAAAACGCGTTCGCCGTGAGCAGAATGTTGAAGAACATCCGATCAAAgtcgatgatgatgatgatgaggatGCTGATGGCCATCAtactgatgatgataatgatgaagATGGAGATGGAGGCATCTACCTGTCGGATGACGAGATGAAGAAGGACACGTTCAAGACTAAAGAACGCAAAGGCAAAAAGAAGAATGACAAAGCGGACATCATGGATTTCGAGGAAACGGCAACAGCGGACAACTCCGCGACATTTTATCAAATGAACCTGTCGAGGCCGCTACTAAAAGCCATCACTACGATGAATTATGTCCAGCCGACGCCGATCCAAGCAGCGACGATTCCCGTTGCGTTGATGGGTCGCGATATTTGCGGTTGTGCCGCAACCGGAACCGGTAAGACAGCAGCGTACATGCTCCCTACACTGGAACGACTGCTGTACAAACCCGTCGACGGACCAGCGATCACCAGAGTAGTGGTTCTGGTGCCTACTCGAGAGCTGGGTGTCCAAGTGTACCAAGTAACGAAACAACTGAGCCAGTTTACCAACATAGAGGCCGGATTGGCGGTCGGTGGTCTCGATATCAAGGCCCAGGAAGCCGCTTTGCGTAGAAACCCTGATATTATTATAGCGTCGCCAGGTCGTTTGATCGATCACATTCAAAATACTCCTAATTTTACGCTGAACAGCATCGAAGTATTGATTATTGATGAAGCCGACCGGATGTTCAATGAAGATTTCGAGACCCAGTTGGGGTGCATTGTCAAGGAATGCTCGAGGAGCCGGCAAACGATGCTGTTCTCTGCTACAATGACGGAAAAAGTAAAGGATCTGGCTGCTGTTTCTTTGGACAGACCGGTTAAGATATTTGTCGACAGTAACATTGACGTTGCTTTCAATCTAAGACAGGAGTTCATAAGAATCAGGGCCGGCCGCGAAAAAGATCGGGAAGCTATTCTTGCTGCTCTGATATGCAGGACATTCAGGGACCACACGATCGTCTTCGTGCAGACGAAGAAACAGGCCCACAGGCTTCACATTGTCTTGGGGTTGCTGGGCATTCAGGTGGGAGAGTTGCACGGGAACATATCGCAGCCCCAGCGTTTGGAGAATTTGAGGAAATTTAAAGACGCTGAGGTTGACGTCTTGGTGGCGACTGATGTCGCGGCGAGAGGTCTGGATATCAGTGGGATTAAAACTGTTATCAACTTTGTGATGCCGGCTACGTTGGAGCATTACATTCATCGGGTAGGTCGTACTGCTCGGGCGGGACGAGTTGGTGTCTCGGTATCTCTTGCCGGGGAGGAAGAGCGCGTgctagttaaaaaaattataaagaatgCTAAAAATCCAGTAAAGAATCGTATAATTGCTCCCGATATAATTGAAAAGTACAACAAGAAACTTGAATCTCTGGAGCCGGATGTGGAAAAAATACTCCAGGAACAAAAAATGGAGAAGGAAATTGCCAAGATTGAGAATCAGACCAACAGAGCGGAAAAATTGCTCCAAGAAGAAGAGGGCCCTCGTAGAAACTGGTTCCAGACTTCTAAAGAAAGAAAACTCGAGAAAGATAAACTGAAGTTgaccgaaaaaataaaaaccaaaaaagaaaaaaatgacggGCCCAGTAATTTGGTtgctaataataaattaaagaaaaagaagaaggaACCAGAGTTGGATCCAGCAGAAGCCAGAGCTCTAAAGGAATTGGAAAAAGTTGCTGCTTATCAAGCCCGCCTCGTTAAAAAGAAGGGCAAGATGAAGAAAATTCGAACTGTCATCGAAGACGGCGATAGAAGAACTTCTGATAAAAAAG gtcccaAGAAACGATCCAAGTCATCATTCACTAACGATCTTACGGACACAAGTAAAAAAGGCGTTAAACGTTTGCGTTATGA CGCGAATAAAGTACAGAGAGAAACGTCTGGGAAAGTCCGGGGAAAGTCAGGAGCTCCTGGAAAGAAACCGATGTCAGGAAAGAGTCCGATGCCTGGAAGAAAATCAATGCCGGGAAAAAAACCATTTACTAAAAAAGGACCTGGAAGAGGTGGAGCACAAAAGTCGAAGAGacgatag
- the LOC130665534 gene encoding cyclin-dependent kinase 8, protein MMDYEFKIKTQKDRTKVEDLFEFEGCKVGRGTYGHVYKARRKEGVSDSEFKSRPDTKDFGLKQIEGTGLSMSACREIALLRELKHINVITLIRVFLSHNDRKVSLLFDFAEHDLWHIIKFHRAAKANKKPVMVPKGMVKSLLYQILNGIHYLHSNWVLHRDLKPANILVMGEGNERGRVKIADMGFARLFNAPLKPLADLDPVVVTFWYRAPELLLGARHYTKAIDIWAIGCIFAELLTSEPIFHCRQEDIKTSNPYHHDQLDRIFNVMGFPLEKDWEDIKKMPEHPTLLKDFKRSNYANCSLTKYMDRHKIKPDSKAFNLLQKLLMMDPNKRITSEHSMQDAYFQEEPLPTQDIFAGCPIPYPKREFLTDDDTDEKTENKARQNQQQTQPNQPQQGNNEHNHGQNPKRARLGTHGAPEFHQHQSHAMTHQQPPGMVYSTAQPTQPANFHQRY, encoded by the exons ATGATGGATTacgaattcaaaataaaaacacaGAAAGACAGGACCAAGGTCGAGGATTTATTTGAATTCGAAGGGTGTAAAGTCGGCAGAGGTACTTATGGACACGTCTACAAAGCTCGCCGAAAAGAAGG aGTGTCTGACAGCGAGTTCAAGTCTAGGCCAGACACCAAAGACTTTGGTCTTAAACAAATCGAAGGAACAGGACTGTCAATGTCCGCTTGTAGAGAAATTGCT ttacTCAGGGAATTGAAGCATATCAATGTCATTACGCTTATTAGGGTATTTCTTTCTCACAATGACAGAAAAGTGTCGTTACTTTTTGATTTTGCGGAACATGATCTatgg catattattaaatttcatagagCTGCTAAAGCTAACAAAAAACCAGTGATGGTGCCAAAAGGAATGGTCAAGTCGTTGTTGTACCAAATTCTCAATGGTATTCATTATTTACATTCCAATTGGGTTCTCCACAGAGACTTG AAACCGGCGAATATTTTGGTAATGGGAGAAGGAAACGAAAGAGGCAGAGTTAAAATAGCGGACATGGGTTTTGCGCGTTTGTTCAACGCTCCTTTGAAACCTCTGGCTGATCTTGATCCTGTTGTTGTTACATTTTGGTACAGAGCACCTGAATTATTACTAGGAGCGAGGCATTATACAAAAGCTATCG atatATGGGCTATTGGTTGTATATTTGCTGAGTTGTTAACTTCCGAGCCAATATTTCATTGTAGACAAGAAGACATTAAAACTAGTAATCCTTACCATCATGATCAGTTGGATCG tatttttaatgtGATGGGATTCCCACTAGAAAAGGACTGGGAGGACATAAAGAAAATGCCCGAGCATCCTACATTACTCAAAGACTTCAAGCGATCCAA TTACGCCAATTGTTCACTTACCAAGTACATGGATCggcataaaataaaacccgATAGCAAAGCGTTCAATTTg TTACAAAAATTGCTGATGATGGATCCTAATAAACGGATAACATCTGAGCATTCGATGCAAGACGCCTACTTTCAAGAAGAGCCACTGCCAACTCAAGA tatttTTGCTGGATGTCCGATCCCGTATCCTAAAAGAGAATTCTTGACGGACGACGATACCGATGAAAAGACTGAAAACAAAGCTCGTCAGAACCAGCAGCAAACG CAACCGAATCAACCGCAGCAAGGGAATAACGAGCATAATCACGGACAAAATCCAAAACGAGCGAGGCTGGGCACTCACGGCGCTCCCGAGTTCCACCAGCATCAAAGTCATGCAATGACTCACCAGCAGCCACCTGGAATGGTCTACTCTACGGCCCAACCAACTCAGCCCGCAAACTTTCATCAGCGTTACTAG
- the LOC130667396 gene encoding sister chromatid cohesion protein PDS5 homolog B isoform X1, with protein sequence MSEIVYPSACRPVTEDLGADELIRRLKTLAHTLQAMGQDEGAYQQYIPLALHLAEEYFLQHPSKDVQLLIACCIADVLRVYAPEAPYKDAEQVKGIFLFLIKQLAGLKDPKDPAFKRYFYLLENLAYVKSFNMCFELEDCQEIFCTLFSLMFRIVNDEHSGKVKSFMLEVLCPLITESDTVSNELLDIILMNIVEPNKTQKKNAYCLAKELIIKCSETLEPYIQAFFNHVLILGKEEKELQICKKVYDLIYELNHICPSVLISVLPQLECKLKSSSETERLNAVALLARMFSEKGSQLASQHTSLWRAFLGRFNDISVAIRTKCVQYSMHFLLNHPELRKDITETLKLRQHDADENVRYEVVMAIVSTARRDFEVVSDSEDLLEFVKERTLDKKFKIRKEAMSGLALIYKKHLNDADVPQATKKAVTWIKDKILHGYYMTGMEDRLLVERLLNTCLVPYQLPAEERMKKLYHLLGTIDDHASKAFVELQKHQLAVRRAVAEWLEIVKKTEANSELMSKILQISRFLPDPMKAMEFLQKFSAHMKKDPSLLQGMETIVRPNVSCKECTETITTVLKKLGQPVMTNLYYNTIKMLLERVSSVTIDEEAIRILIGYVEDCLKGGNTIEEIGLNPNNAGEKGLRLLVILSFVFGPHFLHNDILKQLIHLLELEDEMVGALVLSIFTFLGKYRPLYEVAPDIMNIMVPMCKNFALTGTPKQAKQAIRCLFVNMTNIHDTIFPEIIERIKTTLIPTSEHYRTSIVTLGHIAYNLPDKYHVQIKNMVSRKIVKELLVKENSESTANSIEGDWCPEDQLPEETRCRLEGLKCMARWLLGLKTDNLSAQKTFRMLNAFVVNKGDLLQQGRLSRAEMSWLRLQAGCSMLKICEQKGVGDQFTAEQFYNLSQLMTDDVKEVREAFSVKLHRGLGTGIPNKCLPLDFMGYYALAGKEQDKKLKYLLKTHMQTDINRRRDYVKALSVGTGERAMGQLPHILPDYMLVFAVPVLAHDPEFTDHLDASQMKTIQSCLWFILEPLITKNEYYCYGFYKNLIERMKTHKDALRPDDHIMNCKLWAVCDLAMNVIYTKTTNFDMKEFPSESRIPTMYFKRSDDLSSNIAMSYLPPEMQVNMTSPKGKNTLLNLVNDKPGRRAKAKQQKEVGIGPNETDARLHIGEMECIDAQPAEASETRIQLPGMEEEIDEPPAKRARESDKISK encoded by the exons ATGTCAGAGATTGTTTATCCATCGGCTTGCAGGCCAGTCACGGAAGATTTGGGTGCCGATGAATTGATCAGGCGGCTGAAg ACACTTGCTCACACACTGCAAGCGATGGGTCAAGACGAGGGCGCGTACCAGCAGTACATCCCCCTGGCACTTCACTTGGCTGAGGAATATTTTCTCCAGCACCCGAGCAAAGACGTCCAGCTGTTGATCGCATGCTGCATAGCTGATGTCTTGAGGGTCTACGCGCCAGAAGCGCCTTACAAAGATGCAGAACAAGTTAAAGGAATTTTTCTGTTCCTCATTAAACAGCTGGCCGGTCTTAAGGATCCCAAAGACCCAGCTTTCaaaagatacttttatttgCTTGAAAATTTGGCGTACGTTAAGTCATTCAACATGTGCTTTGAGTTGGAAGACTGCCAGGAAATATTTTGTACACTTTTCTCACTTATGTTTAGAATAGTCAA tGATGAGCACTCTGGCAAAGTAAAAAGTTTCATGTTAGAAGTTTTGTGTCCACTGATCACAGAGTCCGATACTGTTAGTAATGAACTTTTGGATATTATTCTAATGAATATTGTCGAGCCAAATAAAACACAGAAGAAAAATGCTTATTGTCTTGCTAAAGAGTTGATCATCAAATGCAGTGAAACATTGGAACCATATATACAAGCA tttttcAATCACGTACTGATACTTGgcaaagaagaaaaagaattaCAGATATGTAAAAAAGTATACGATTTAATATATGAGTTGAATCATATCTGTCCATCTGTACTGATCTCAGTTCTTCCACAACTggaatgtaaattaaaatcatcatCTGAAACCGAACGTCTCAATGCGGTGGCACTTTTGGCGCGAATGTTTTCTGAAAAAGGTTCACAATTGGCCTCACAGCACACATCACTGTGGCGTGCGTTTTTGGGCAGATTTAATGATATAAGTGTAGCTATTAGAACAAAGTGTGTTCAGTATTCAATGCACTTTCTGCTAAATCATCCAGAGTTGCGTAAAGACATCACGGAAACTCTAAAGTTGCGTCAACATGACGCGGACGAGAATGTCAGATACGAAGTCGTCATGGCTATCGTGTCAACAGCGAGACGGGACTTTGAAGTAGTTTCCGACAGCGAAGACCTTCTGGAGTTCGTCAAAGAAAGGACTCTCGATAAAAAGTTCAAGATCAGGAAAGAAGCCATGTCCGGGCTGGcgttaatttacaaaaaacatttaaacgACGCTGATGTTCCCCAGGCTACCAAGAAAGCTGTCACCTGGATCAAGGATAAAATTTTGCACGGCTACTACATGACTGGTATGGAAGATAGATTATTAGTTGAGAGACTTTTGAATACTTGCCTTGTACCTTATCAGCTGCCTGCTGAGGAGAGAATGAAGAAGCTGTACCATCTACTCGGTACCATTGACGATCATGCATCAAAGGCTTTCGTTGAGTTGCAGAAGCACCAACTGGCCGTGCGCAGAGCCGTCGCCGAGTGGCTTGAAATAGTAAAGAAAACGGAGGCAAACTCCGAGCTGATGAGTAAAATTCTCCAGATATCGCGTTTTCTCCCGGATCCGATGAAAGCCATGGAGTTTTTACAGAAGTTCAGCGCACATATGAAGAAAGATCCCTCACTTTTACAAGGCATGGAGACCATAGTCCGGCCAAATGTCTCCTGCAAAGAGTGCACGGAGACAATAACAACAGTACTGAAGAAATTAGGACAGCCGGTGATGACGAATCTGTATTACAATACAATTAAAATGTTACTTGAACGTGTAAGCTCGGTTACTATTGATGAGGAAGCCATCAGAATACTAATTGGCTACGTCGAGGACTGTTTGAAAGGCGGTAACACCATTGAAGAGATTGGTTTGAACCCAAATAACGCTGGTGAAAAAGGTCTGAGACTTCTTGTAATTTTGTCTTTCGTATTCGGGCCTCATTTTCTGCACAACGACATCTTGAAGCAGCTGATCCACTTACTCGAGCTGGAAGACGAAATGGTTGGAGCTCTGGTGCTGTCAATATTTACTTTCCTGGGCAAGTACCGGCCGCTGTATGAAGTAGCGCCGGATATTATGAACATAATGGTACCAATGTGCAAAAATTTTGCGCTGACTGGTACACCAAAGCAAGCTAAGCAAGCGATACGCTGTCTCTTCGTTAACATGACAAACATACACGACACAATATTCCCTGAAATAATTGAGAGAATTAAGACAACTCTCATACCAACATCTGAGCACTACAGAACGTCAATAGTAACCCTGGGACATATTGCTTACAATTTACCAGACAAATATCatgtacaaataaaaaatatggtcTCTAGGAAAATAGTTAAAGAGTTGCTGGTCAAGGAAAACAGCGAGTCGACAGCAAATTCAATCGAGGGTGACTGGTGTCCCGAAGATCAGCTGCCAGAAGAGACACGGTGTCGATTAGAGGGATTGAAATGCATGGCGCGTTGGTTACTGGGACTCAAGACCGACAATCTGTCAGCTCAAAAGACTTTTAGAATGTTGAATGCGTTTGTCGTAAATAAAGGCGACTTGCTTCAGCAGGGACGTCTCAGTCGGGCGGAAATGAGCTGGCTGAGACTTCAGGCCGGTTGTTCAATGCTTAAAATATGCGAACAAAAGGGCGTAGGTGATCAGTTCACAGCCGAacagttttataatttatcacaactGATGACTGACGACGTGAAAGAAGTAAGAGAAGCGTTTAGCGTCAAACTACACCGCGGTCTTGGCACGGGAATTCCCAACAAATGTTTACCCCTCGACTTCATGGGCTACTATGCACTTGCTGGCAAGGAACAGGACAAGAAGTTGAAATATCTGCTCAAGACACACATGCAGACGGATATAAACCGGAGGAGAGATTACGTTAAAGCCTTGTCTGTGGGTACTGGTGAGCGTGCTATGGGACAGTTGCCTCACATTCTGCCGGACTACATGCTAGTATTTGCTGTCCCAGTGTTAGCCCATGACCCGGAATTCACTGATCACCTGGACGCCAGCCAGATGAAGACAATCCAGTCGTGTCTTTGGTTCATTCTTGAGCCTCTTATTACAAAAAACGAGTACTACTGTTATGGATTCTACAAAAATCTCATTGAGCGGATGAAGACACACAAAGATGCGCTGAGGCCTGATGATCACATCATGAACTGCAAATTATGGGCAGTCTGTGATCTTGCTATGAATGTTATTTATACTAAAACCACAAATTTCGATATGAAAGAATTCCCAAGCGAATCCCGTATCCCAACGATGTACTTCAAACGCTCGGATGACCTATCGTCTAATATAGCAATGAGCTACTTGCCCCCAGAGATGCAAGTCAACATGACAAGTCCCAAGGGTAAAAATACACTTCTTAATCTCGTTAATGACAAACCCGGCAGGAGGGCGAAGGCTAAACAGCAAAAAGAAGTTGGAATCGGACCTAATGAAACTGATGCCCGA CTGCATATTGGAGAAATGGAATGTATTGATGCACAG cCTGCGGAAGCGTCAGAAACTAGAATTCAATTGCCTGGTATGGAAGAAgag attgATGAACCACCAGCGAAAAGAGCAAGAGAATCagataaaataagtaaataa
- the LOC130667396 gene encoding sister chromatid cohesion protein PDS5 homolog B isoform X2 has protein sequence MSEIVYPSACRPVTEDLGADELIRRLKTLAHTLQAMGQDEGAYQQYIPLALHLAEEYFLQHPSKDVQLLIACCIADVLRVYAPEAPYKDAEQVKGIFLFLIKQLAGLKDPKDPAFKRYFYLLENLAYVKSFNMCFELEDCQEIFCTLFSLMFRIVNDEHSGKVKSFMLEVLCPLITESDTVSNELLDIILMNIVEPNKTQKKNAYCLAKELIIKCSETLEPYIQAFFNHVLILGKEEKELQICKKVYDLIYELNHICPSVLISVLPQLECKLKSSSETERLNAVALLARMFSEKGSQLASQHTSLWRAFLGRFNDISVAIRTKCVQYSMHFLLNHPELRKDITETLKLRQHDADENVRYEVVMAIVSTARRDFEVVSDSEDLLEFVKERTLDKKFKIRKEAMSGLALIYKKHLNDADVPQATKKAVTWIKDKILHGYYMTGMEDRLLVERLLNTCLVPYQLPAEERMKKLYHLLGTIDDHASKAFVELQKHQLAVRRAVAEWLEIVKKTEANSELMSKILQISRFLPDPMKAMEFLQKFSAHMKKDPSLLQGMETIVRPNVSCKECTETITTVLKKLGQPVMTNLYYNTIKMLLERVSSVTIDEEAIRILIGYVEDCLKGGNTIEEIGLNPNNAGEKGLRLLVILSFVFGPHFLHNDILKQLIHLLELEDEMVGALVLSIFTFLGKYRPLYEVAPDIMNIMVPMCKNFALTGTPKQAKQAIRCLFVNMTNIHDTIFPEIIERIKTTLIPTSEHYRTSIVTLGHIAYNLPDKYHVQIKNMVSRKIVKELLVKENSESTANSIEGDWCPEDQLPEETRCRLEGLKCMARWLLGLKTDNLSAQKTFRMLNAFVVNKGDLLQQGRLSRAEMSWLRLQAGCSMLKICEQKGVGDQFTAEQFYNLSQLMTDDVKEVREAFSVKLHRGLGTGIPNKCLPLDFMGYYALAGKEQDKKLKYLLKTHMQTDINRRRDYVKALSVGTGERAMGQLPHILPDYMLVFAVPVLAHDPEFTDHLDASQMKTIQSCLWFILEPLITKNEYYCYGFYKNLIERMKTHKDALRPDDHIMNCKLWAVCDLAMNVIYTKTTNFDMKEFPSESRIPTMYFKRSDDLSSNIAMSYLPPEMQVNMTSPKGKNTLLNLVNDKPGRRAKAKQQKEVGIGPNETDARPAEASETRIQLPGMEEEIDEPPAKRARESDKISK, from the exons ATGTCAGAGATTGTTTATCCATCGGCTTGCAGGCCAGTCACGGAAGATTTGGGTGCCGATGAATTGATCAGGCGGCTGAAg ACACTTGCTCACACACTGCAAGCGATGGGTCAAGACGAGGGCGCGTACCAGCAGTACATCCCCCTGGCACTTCACTTGGCTGAGGAATATTTTCTCCAGCACCCGAGCAAAGACGTCCAGCTGTTGATCGCATGCTGCATAGCTGATGTCTTGAGGGTCTACGCGCCAGAAGCGCCTTACAAAGATGCAGAACAAGTTAAAGGAATTTTTCTGTTCCTCATTAAACAGCTGGCCGGTCTTAAGGATCCCAAAGACCCAGCTTTCaaaagatacttttatttgCTTGAAAATTTGGCGTACGTTAAGTCATTCAACATGTGCTTTGAGTTGGAAGACTGCCAGGAAATATTTTGTACACTTTTCTCACTTATGTTTAGAATAGTCAA tGATGAGCACTCTGGCAAAGTAAAAAGTTTCATGTTAGAAGTTTTGTGTCCACTGATCACAGAGTCCGATACTGTTAGTAATGAACTTTTGGATATTATTCTAATGAATATTGTCGAGCCAAATAAAACACAGAAGAAAAATGCTTATTGTCTTGCTAAAGAGTTGATCATCAAATGCAGTGAAACATTGGAACCATATATACAAGCA tttttcAATCACGTACTGATACTTGgcaaagaagaaaaagaattaCAGATATGTAAAAAAGTATACGATTTAATATATGAGTTGAATCATATCTGTCCATCTGTACTGATCTCAGTTCTTCCACAACTggaatgtaaattaaaatcatcatCTGAAACCGAACGTCTCAATGCGGTGGCACTTTTGGCGCGAATGTTTTCTGAAAAAGGTTCACAATTGGCCTCACAGCACACATCACTGTGGCGTGCGTTTTTGGGCAGATTTAATGATATAAGTGTAGCTATTAGAACAAAGTGTGTTCAGTATTCAATGCACTTTCTGCTAAATCATCCAGAGTTGCGTAAAGACATCACGGAAACTCTAAAGTTGCGTCAACATGACGCGGACGAGAATGTCAGATACGAAGTCGTCATGGCTATCGTGTCAACAGCGAGACGGGACTTTGAAGTAGTTTCCGACAGCGAAGACCTTCTGGAGTTCGTCAAAGAAAGGACTCTCGATAAAAAGTTCAAGATCAGGAAAGAAGCCATGTCCGGGCTGGcgttaatttacaaaaaacatttaaacgACGCTGATGTTCCCCAGGCTACCAAGAAAGCTGTCACCTGGATCAAGGATAAAATTTTGCACGGCTACTACATGACTGGTATGGAAGATAGATTATTAGTTGAGAGACTTTTGAATACTTGCCTTGTACCTTATCAGCTGCCTGCTGAGGAGAGAATGAAGAAGCTGTACCATCTACTCGGTACCATTGACGATCATGCATCAAAGGCTTTCGTTGAGTTGCAGAAGCACCAACTGGCCGTGCGCAGAGCCGTCGCCGAGTGGCTTGAAATAGTAAAGAAAACGGAGGCAAACTCCGAGCTGATGAGTAAAATTCTCCAGATATCGCGTTTTCTCCCGGATCCGATGAAAGCCATGGAGTTTTTACAGAAGTTCAGCGCACATATGAAGAAAGATCCCTCACTTTTACAAGGCATGGAGACCATAGTCCGGCCAAATGTCTCCTGCAAAGAGTGCACGGAGACAATAACAACAGTACTGAAGAAATTAGGACAGCCGGTGATGACGAATCTGTATTACAATACAATTAAAATGTTACTTGAACGTGTAAGCTCGGTTACTATTGATGAGGAAGCCATCAGAATACTAATTGGCTACGTCGAGGACTGTTTGAAAGGCGGTAACACCATTGAAGAGATTGGTTTGAACCCAAATAACGCTGGTGAAAAAGGTCTGAGACTTCTTGTAATTTTGTCTTTCGTATTCGGGCCTCATTTTCTGCACAACGACATCTTGAAGCAGCTGATCCACTTACTCGAGCTGGAAGACGAAATGGTTGGAGCTCTGGTGCTGTCAATATTTACTTTCCTGGGCAAGTACCGGCCGCTGTATGAAGTAGCGCCGGATATTATGAACATAATGGTACCAATGTGCAAAAATTTTGCGCTGACTGGTACACCAAAGCAAGCTAAGCAAGCGATACGCTGTCTCTTCGTTAACATGACAAACATACACGACACAATATTCCCTGAAATAATTGAGAGAATTAAGACAACTCTCATACCAACATCTGAGCACTACAGAACGTCAATAGTAACCCTGGGACATATTGCTTACAATTTACCAGACAAATATCatgtacaaataaaaaatatggtcTCTAGGAAAATAGTTAAAGAGTTGCTGGTCAAGGAAAACAGCGAGTCGACAGCAAATTCAATCGAGGGTGACTGGTGTCCCGAAGATCAGCTGCCAGAAGAGACACGGTGTCGATTAGAGGGATTGAAATGCATGGCGCGTTGGTTACTGGGACTCAAGACCGACAATCTGTCAGCTCAAAAGACTTTTAGAATGTTGAATGCGTTTGTCGTAAATAAAGGCGACTTGCTTCAGCAGGGACGTCTCAGTCGGGCGGAAATGAGCTGGCTGAGACTTCAGGCCGGTTGTTCAATGCTTAAAATATGCGAACAAAAGGGCGTAGGTGATCAGTTCACAGCCGAacagttttataatttatcacaactGATGACTGACGACGTGAAAGAAGTAAGAGAAGCGTTTAGCGTCAAACTACACCGCGGTCTTGGCACGGGAATTCCCAACAAATGTTTACCCCTCGACTTCATGGGCTACTATGCACTTGCTGGCAAGGAACAGGACAAGAAGTTGAAATATCTGCTCAAGACACACATGCAGACGGATATAAACCGGAGGAGAGATTACGTTAAAGCCTTGTCTGTGGGTACTGGTGAGCGTGCTATGGGACAGTTGCCTCACATTCTGCCGGACTACATGCTAGTATTTGCTGTCCCAGTGTTAGCCCATGACCCGGAATTCACTGATCACCTGGACGCCAGCCAGATGAAGACAATCCAGTCGTGTCTTTGGTTCATTCTTGAGCCTCTTATTACAAAAAACGAGTACTACTGTTATGGATTCTACAAAAATCTCATTGAGCGGATGAAGACACACAAAGATGCGCTGAGGCCTGATGATCACATCATGAACTGCAAATTATGGGCAGTCTGTGATCTTGCTATGAATGTTATTTATACTAAAACCACAAATTTCGATATGAAAGAATTCCCAAGCGAATCCCGTATCCCAACGATGTACTTCAAACGCTCGGATGACCTATCGTCTAATATAGCAATGAGCTACTTGCCCCCAGAGATGCAAGTCAACATGACAAGTCCCAAGGGTAAAAATACACTTCTTAATCTCGTTAATGACAAACCCGGCAGGAGGGCGAAGGCTAAACAGCAAAAAGAAGTTGGAATCGGACCTAATGAAACTGATGCCCGA cCTGCGGAAGCGTCAGAAACTAGAATTCAATTGCCTGGTATGGAAGAAgag attgATGAACCACCAGCGAAAAGAGCAAGAGAATCagataaaataagtaaataa